A single window of Bacillus spongiae DNA harbors:
- a CDS encoding ABC-F family ATP-binding cassette domain-containing protein — translation MITVSNVSLRFADRKLFEDVNIKFSPGNCYGLIGANGAGKSTFLKILSGEIEAQTGSVALGPDERLAVLKQDHFQYDQEEVLKVVIMGHTRLYAVMQEKDAIYMKADFSDEDGMKAAELEGEFAELNGWEAESEAAILLKGLGIQEELHTKKMADLTGSEKVKVLLAQALFGQPDVLLLDEPTNHLDIAAIQWLEEFLINFENTVVVVSHDRHFLNKVCTHIADLDFGKIQIYVGNYDFWYESSQLALKLAQDANRKKEEKIKDLQNFIARFSANASKSKQATSRKKLLDKISLDDIKPSSRRYPYVGFTPEREIGNDLLRVEGLSKTIDGVKVLDNISFTMNKDEKIALVGVNEIAKTTLFKILAGEMEPDSGTYKWGITTSQSYFPADNSSFFEGSDLDLIDWLRQFSPNDQSETFLRGFLGRMLFSGEEVHKKASVLSGGEKVRCMLSKMMLSGANVLLLDEPTNHLDLESITAVNNGLINFKGSIIFASHDHQFIQTIANRVIDIHEAGTITDKLMTYDEYLDYKKENK, via the coding sequence ATGATTACAGTATCAAATGTTAGTTTGCGATTTGCTGATCGTAAACTGTTTGAAGATGTGAATATTAAATTTAGCCCAGGGAATTGCTACGGACTAATTGGGGCAAATGGAGCGGGCAAGTCGACATTTCTAAAAATTTTATCAGGTGAGATTGAGGCTCAAACAGGCTCTGTTGCTCTTGGCCCTGATGAGCGTTTAGCCGTTTTAAAGCAGGATCACTTCCAATACGACCAAGAAGAAGTGTTGAAAGTCGTCATTATGGGACATACACGCCTGTATGCGGTCATGCAAGAAAAAGATGCGATTTACATGAAGGCAGATTTTTCAGATGAAGACGGTATGAAAGCGGCCGAGCTAGAAGGTGAATTTGCTGAGCTTAATGGTTGGGAAGCAGAATCAGAGGCTGCCATCCTCTTAAAGGGACTTGGCATTCAAGAAGAGCTTCACACGAAGAAAATGGCGGATTTAACAGGTTCTGAAAAAGTAAAAGTACTTTTAGCTCAAGCTCTTTTCGGTCAACCTGATGTTCTTTTACTTGATGAGCCGACCAACCATTTAGATATCGCTGCCATTCAGTGGCTAGAAGAGTTTTTAATTAATTTTGAAAATACTGTTGTTGTCGTTTCGCACGATCGTCACTTTTTAAACAAAGTATGTACACATATTGCGGATCTAGACTTCGGAAAAATTCAAATATACGTTGGAAACTACGATTTTTGGTATGAGTCTAGCCAGCTTGCACTGAAATTGGCACAAGACGCGAATCGAAAGAAAGAAGAAAAAATTAAAGATCTTCAGAACTTCATTGCTCGCTTTAGTGCCAATGCATCTAAGTCTAAACAGGCAACATCTCGTAAAAAACTACTTGATAAGATTTCTCTTGACGATATTAAACCTTCGTCTCGTCGTTACCCATACGTCGGGTTCACACCTGAACGCGAAATCGGGAATGACCTTCTACGAGTTGAAGGATTATCAAAAACAATCGACGGAGTCAAAGTACTTGATAATATTTCCTTTACAATGAATAAGGATGAAAAAATTGCACTAGTCGGCGTGAACGAAATCGCTAAAACCACGTTATTTAAAATTCTTGCAGGGGAAATGGAACCTGACAGCGGAACGTATAAATGGGGGATTACAACCTCTCAGTCCTATTTCCCAGCAGATAACTCTAGCTTCTTTGAAGGATCTGATTTGGATTTAATTGACTGGTTACGCCAATTCTCACCAAATGATCAAAGTGAAACGTTTTTACGCGGGTTCCTCGGCAGAATGCTCTTTAGCGGAGAAGAGGTTCATAAAAAAGCAAGTGTGCTTTCCGGTGGAGAAAAAGTGCGCTGTATGCTATCTAAAATGATGCTAAGTGGTGCAAATGTCTTGCTATTAGATGAACCTACGAACCACTTAGATCTAGAATCCATTACAGCCGTCAATAACGGGTTAATCAACTTTAAAGGTTCCATCATCTTTGCTTCACACGATCACCAGTTTATCCAAACAATTGCTAATCGTGTCATTGACATTCACGAAGCAGGTACGATTACCGATAAATTAATGACCTACGACGAATATTTAGACTATAAGAAAGAAAATAAGTAA